A stretch of the Marivirga tractuosa DSM 4126 genome encodes the following:
- a CDS encoding Cof-type HAD-IIB family hydrolase, whose translation MFKAICTDIDGTLLNPERELSKRTIDIIRSLKNDIAVVLASSRMPAAMRHLQESLDIANQPLICYNGGYVISQTSGVTVLDSVTIPFALCEFVAKWCHNENLHAGFYLDDDWFAPSEDQWTQREINNTKVQASIFPSLDLMESWKTQEKGAHKIMCMGEPKLIDNLVAKLISIDAPLHLYRSKDTYLEIAPLQISKASALSQLLQAEFNIEMRDVIAFGDNYNDIEMLKAVGCGVAVGNAKDEVKEIADEITLPGKEDGVAATLEKYFG comes from the coding sequence ATGTTCAAGGCAATCTGTACTGACATAGACGGAACTCTTTTAAACCCAGAAAGAGAATTATCTAAAAGAACTATAGACATCATTAGAAGTCTTAAAAATGATATTGCTGTGGTGTTGGCTTCTAGTAGAATGCCGGCTGCTATGCGTCACCTGCAGGAATCTTTGGATATAGCAAATCAGCCTTTAATTTGCTATAATGGAGGCTATGTTATTTCTCAAACGTCAGGTGTTACAGTGTTAGATTCTGTGACAATTCCTTTTGCTTTATGTGAGTTTGTTGCCAAATGGTGTCATAATGAAAATCTACATGCTGGCTTTTATTTGGATGATGACTGGTTTGCTCCTTCGGAAGATCAATGGACTCAAAGAGAAATTAACAACACTAAAGTTCAGGCTTCCATTTTCCCAAGTTTAGATTTGATGGAAAGCTGGAAAACTCAGGAAAAAGGTGCCCATAAAATCATGTGCATGGGAGAACCTAAGTTAATTGATAACTTGGTTGCCAAGTTGATCTCTATTGATGCACCTTTACACCTCTACCGTTCAAAAGACACTTATTTAGAAATAGCCCCATTACAAATATCCAAAGCAAGTGCTTTATCTCAACTACTGCAAGCTGAATTCAATATTGAAATGAGGGATGTTATTGCGTTTGGAGATAATTACAATGATATCGAAATGTTGAAAGCTGTTGGCTGTGGAGTAGCAGTTGGCAATGCGAAAGATGAGGTGAAAGAAATAGCAGATGAAATCACTCTGCCTGGTAAAGAAGATGGCGTGGCCGCAACCCTAGAGAAATATTTCGGTTAA
- a CDS encoding SEC-C metal-binding domain-containing protein — protein sequence MSNLRRNDPCHCGSGKKYKNCHMGKESSGINNNKNLLYIAIMVIIVAIAGFSVYFNAQESPSQNVNSNRGPVAQPPGEAPPGKVWSSEHGHWHDK from the coding sequence ATGTCAAATTTAAGAAGAAATGATCCTTGCCATTGCGGAAGTGGGAAGAAATATAAGAATTGCCATATGGGGAAAGAATCTTCGGGTATTAATAATAATAAGAACCTTTTATACATTGCTATAATGGTAATAATAGTGGCTATAGCTGGTTTTTCGGTTTATTTTAATGCTCAGGAATCTCCTTCACAAAATGTCAATTCTAACCGTGGGCCAGTTGCTCAGCCTCCAGGCGAAGCACCTCCTGGAAAAGTTTGGTCATCAGAGCATGGGCATTGGCATGATAAATAA